The following coding sequences lie in one Pseudoxanthomonas sp. SE1 genomic window:
- the pstS gene encoding phosphate ABC transporter substrate-binding protein PstS — MHAHNARLATLALATALFVAGCGGKTDAPAATAGSDSASAPAEGVQQISAEITGAGATFIYPLLSRWSADYNKSTGAKINYQSIGSGGGIAQIKAGTVDFGSSDKPLPPEELAQAGLGQFPSAIGGVVPVVNIEGIESGKLRLTGTTLADIYLGKITTWNDPAVVALNPGLPLPATKINVVKRSDGSGTTFNFVNYLSKVSPEWKDKVGEGTSVNWPVGIGGKGNEGVAAYVKQIKGSIGYVELAYATQNGMAYTAMQNAAGSFVQPSAASFQAAAATADWTNAKDFSLVITNAPGADAWPIAATNFILMYKQPKDAKRSKDAFDFFKWALENGQPQADELHFVPLPKPLVEQVEAYWASEFKL; from the coding sequence ATGCACGCCCACAACGCCCGCTTGGCCACGCTGGCCCTCGCCACTGCCCTGTTCGTCGCCGGTTGCGGCGGCAAGACCGACGCGCCGGCCGCGACGGCAGGCAGCGACTCCGCATCCGCGCCCGCCGAAGGCGTGCAGCAGATTTCCGCCGAAATCACCGGCGCCGGCGCGACCTTCATCTATCCGCTGCTGTCCCGCTGGTCCGCCGACTACAACAAGAGCACCGGCGCCAAGATCAACTACCAGTCCATCGGCTCGGGTGGCGGCATCGCCCAGATCAAGGCCGGCACGGTGGACTTCGGCTCGTCCGACAAGCCGCTTCCGCCGGAGGAGCTCGCACAGGCAGGCCTGGGGCAGTTCCCCTCCGCCATCGGTGGCGTGGTCCCGGTCGTCAACATCGAAGGCATCGAGAGCGGCAAGCTGCGCCTGACCGGCACGACGCTGGCGGACATCTACCTGGGCAAGATCACGACCTGGAACGACCCGGCGGTGGTCGCGCTGAATCCCGGCCTGCCCCTGCCCGCCACCAAGATCAACGTGGTCAAGCGTTCCGACGGTTCGGGCACCACCTTCAATTTCGTCAACTACCTGTCCAAGGTCAGCCCCGAGTGGAAGGACAAGGTCGGCGAAGGCACGTCGGTCAACTGGCCGGTCGGCATCGGCGGCAAGGGCAACGAGGGCGTCGCCGCCTACGTCAAGCAGATCAAGGGTTCGATCGGCTACGTCGAACTGGCCTATGCAACGCAGAACGGCATGGCGTACACCGCCATGCAGAATGCCGCCGGCTCGTTCGTACAGCCGAGCGCCGCCAGCTTCCAGGCGGCCGCCGCCACCGCCGACTGGACCAATGCCAAGGACTTCAGCCTGGTCATCACCAACGCACCCGGCGCGGATGCCTGGCCGATCGCCGCCACCAATTTCATCCTGATGTACAAGCAGCCCAAGGACGCCAAGCGTTCCAAGGATGCGTTCGATTTCTTCAAGTGGGCGCTCGAGAACGGGCAGCCGCAAGCGGACGAGTTGCACTTCGTCCCGCTGCCGAAGCCGCTGGTGGAACAGGTGGAAGCCTACTGGGCATCCGAGTTCAAGCTGTAA
- the pstS gene encoding phosphate ABC transporter substrate-binding protein PstS, which produces MLKSIKARAAAVAFAATLSTGVLAADITGAGATFIYPLLSKWSADYNTATGTKINYQSIGSGGGIAQIKAATVDFGSSDAPMKPEELAKYGLGQFPSAIGGVVPVVNVAGVKAGAMKFDGPLLADIFLGKVKMWNDPRIVALNGGVQLPEQKITVVHRSDGSGTTFNWVNYLSKVSPEWKTTVGEGTSVKWPAGVGGKGNEGVAAYVKQIKGGIGYVELSYALQNKMAYARMKNAAGNFVLPSEETFQAAAASADWAKSKDFYLIMTNAPGENAWPVAATNFIIMYKKPKNVERAKATKEFFRWAYANGDAQAKSLDYVPLPDPLVKQIEAYWAQNYKF; this is translated from the coding sequence GTGCTCAAATCCATCAAAGCCCGCGCGGCGGCCGTGGCGTTCGCCGCCACGCTTTCGACCGGCGTGCTTGCCGCCGATATCACCGGCGCCGGCGCGACGTTCATCTATCCGCTGCTGTCCAAGTGGTCGGCCGACTACAACACCGCCACCGGCACGAAGATCAATTACCAGTCCATCGGTTCGGGTGGTGGTATTGCGCAGATCAAGGCAGCGACGGTGGACTTCGGTTCGTCGGACGCCCCGATGAAGCCGGAAGAACTGGCCAAGTACGGTCTGGGCCAGTTCCCGTCCGCCATCGGCGGCGTGGTGCCGGTGGTCAACGTGGCCGGCGTCAAGGCTGGCGCGATGAAGTTCGACGGTCCGCTGCTGGCCGACATCTTCCTGGGCAAGGTCAAGATGTGGAACGATCCGCGCATCGTCGCGCTGAACGGTGGCGTCCAATTGCCGGAACAGAAGATCACCGTCGTGCACCGCTCGGACGGCTCGGGCACGACCTTCAACTGGGTCAACTACCTGTCCAAGGTAAGCCCGGAATGGAAGACCACCGTCGGTGAGGGCACCAGCGTGAAGTGGCCGGCCGGCGTGGGCGGCAAGGGCAACGAAGGCGTCGCTGCCTACGTGAAGCAGATCAAGGGTGGCATCGGCTACGTCGAGCTGTCGTACGCGCTGCAGAACAAGATGGCCTATGCCCGCATGAAGAATGCTGCCGGCAACTTCGTGCTGCCGAGCGAGGAGACGTTCCAGGCCGCCGCCGCCAGTGCCGACTGGGCCAAGTCGAAGGACTTCTACCTGATCATGACCAACGCCCCGGGCGAGAACGCCTGGCCGGTAGCGGCGACGAACTTCATCATCATGTACAAGAAGCCGAAGAACGTGGAGCGTGCCAAGGCCACCAAGGAGTTCTTCCGCTGGGCCTACGCCAACGGTGACGCCCAGGCCAAGTCGCTCGACTACGTGCCGCTGCCGGATCCGCTGGTCAAGCAGATCGAGGCGTACTGGGCGCAGAACTACAAGTTCTGA
- a CDS encoding porin: MRYSLLAAALAVAMGSTSFSAAAADTRDQQIAELRAQLEAMQTKLLELEERTDAQSDVNLDTAAQLDKLNTGSPKIDTKGGIKVTSADGKFEASVGGRIHFDTYAFDRDIASTTGTTEFRRARLTLGGKAYGWDYKLEQDFGAGTNLDGLRDAYIAKSALGGKFTIGHFKPYRAMEELTSSNELLVMERPFASATGLFGGRQFQQGVGYLRAGDNYTAGATVFNLRGAASSRNEGMGASGRVTFAPINNDNNTLHLGAWYSYENANQGSDNLSASFNYAGRRGPSQNIATTTGASRNEVTVYAVEAAGSFGPAFFQAEYADASFGQPLGADQDVKTYYVQGSFMLNGGHKPYKGGTGVFGSPKVADKGLWELTGRYDYAENETLNREVTSWILGMNYYVNPNLRFMFNYTQGDNEVTGDETAQYALRTQFSW, encoded by the coding sequence ATGCGTTATTCCCTCCTGGCTGCCGCGCTTGCCGTCGCCATGGGCAGCACCAGCTTTTCGGCCGCGGCTGCCGACACCCGTGACCAGCAGATCGCCGAACTGAGGGCGCAGCTGGAAGCCATGCAGACCAAACTGCTGGAACTGGAAGAGCGTACCGACGCGCAGTCGGACGTGAACCTGGACACGGCCGCGCAGCTGGACAAGCTCAACACCGGTTCGCCGAAGATCGACACCAAGGGCGGCATCAAGGTGACCTCGGCCGACGGCAAGTTCGAAGCCTCCGTGGGCGGCCGCATCCACTTCGACACCTACGCGTTCGATCGCGATATCGCCAGCACCACCGGCACCACCGAGTTCCGCCGCGCCCGCCTGACCCTGGGCGGCAAGGCTTACGGCTGGGATTACAAGCTGGAGCAGGACTTCGGCGCCGGCACCAACCTGGACGGCCTGCGTGACGCCTACATCGCCAAGTCGGCGCTGGGCGGCAAGTTCACCATCGGTCACTTCAAGCCGTACCGCGCGATGGAAGAACTGACCAGCTCCAACGAACTGCTGGTGATGGAGCGTCCGTTCGCCTCCGCCACGGGCCTGTTCGGCGGTCGCCAGTTCCAGCAGGGCGTGGGTTACCTGCGTGCCGGCGACAACTACACCGCCGGTGCCACCGTGTTCAACCTGCGCGGCGCGGCCAGCTCGCGCAACGAAGGCATGGGTGCTTCCGGCCGCGTGACCTTCGCGCCGATCAACAACGACAACAACACCCTGCACCTGGGCGCGTGGTACAGCTACGAGAACGCCAACCAGGGTTCGGACAACCTGTCGGCCTCCTTCAACTACGCCGGTCGTCGCGGTCCGTCGCAGAACATCGCCACCACCACCGGCGCCAGCCGCAATGAAGTCACCGTGTACGCCGTCGAAGCCGCTGGCTCGTTCGGCCCGGCGTTCTTCCAGGCCGAGTACGCCGACGCCTCGTTCGGTCAGCCGCTGGGCGCGGACCAGGACGTGAAGACGTACTACGTGCAGGGCAGCTTCATGCTCAACGGTGGCCACAAGCCGTACAAGGGCGGCACCGGCGTGTTCGGCTCGCCCAAGGTCGCCGACAAGGGCCTGTGGGAGCTGACCGGTCGCTACGACTACGCGGAGAATGAAACGCTGAACCGCGAAGTCACCAGCTGGATCCTCGGCATGAACTACTACGTCAACCCGAACCTGCGCTTCATGTTCAACTACACGCAGGGCGACAACGAAGTCACCGGCGACGAGACCGCCCAGTACGCACTGCGCACGCAGTTCAGCTGGTAA